One genomic region from Candidatus Defluviilinea gracilis encodes:
- a CDS encoding deoxynucleoside kinase, protein MSKYQVVVAGNIGVGKTSLTERIGSRLGWWTGYESVADNPYLADFYSDMRSWSFHLQVFFLGHRADQYLEAARDPRSAILDRSVYEDFHIFARALHHMGDFAERDYLAYRRLFDLVMNSMPRPNLLIYLKAPVNVLMDRIRRRARGMESGITPGYLTLLDSFYDEWLGAFDMCPVLTIATDDLDYVHQPKHLDTVVERIQNKLSGKEVVEF, encoded by the coding sequence GTGTCGAAATATCAGGTGGTGGTGGCTGGAAATATTGGCGTCGGCAAAACCTCGCTTACGGAGCGGATCGGTTCGCGCCTTGGCTGGTGGACGGGGTATGAGTCGGTGGCGGATAATCCCTATCTGGCTGATTTTTACAGCGATATGCGCTCGTGGTCGTTTCATTTGCAGGTGTTTTTTCTCGGTCATCGCGCCGACCAATATCTTGAAGCCGCGCGCGACCCGCGTTCGGCGATCCTCGATCGGAGCGTGTACGAGGATTTCCATATTTTTGCGCGGGCGTTGCATCACATGGGCGACTTTGCCGAGCGCGATTATCTGGCGTATCGTCGTTTGTTCGATCTGGTGATGAATAGCATGCCGCGCCCGAATTTGTTGATCTATTTGAAGGCGCCGGTGAACGTGTTGATGGACCGCATCCGCCGGCGCGCGCGCGGGATGGAATCGGGCATCACGCCGGGGTATCTAACCCTGCTCGATTCTTTTTACGACGAGTGGTTGGGCGCGTTCGATATGTGCCCGGTGCTTACCATCGCTACCGACGATCTGGATTACGTCCATCAGCCGAAGCATTTGGATACCGTCGTGGAGCGGATACAGAATAAACTTTCGGGCAAGGAAGTGGTGGAGTTTTGA
- a CDS encoding SpoIIE family protein phosphatase, with product MSESLKTTNLSASLLTRIPLFSQLPFDELNLLLNALDRVRLNAGDILFKEGELAEHLYIVARGQLEINMASGTANELVLNVINEGEYLGEMGIIMPGGRRTAGARARGDVLLLSMSRTQFQELLQRHPELANAMVSVLSSRLDNTNVQTFRDLTEKNRQLQTAYDELKAAQEQLIEKERLEKELQVAAEIQMSILPDVLPAPEGFDFGGRILPARQVGGDFYDVFELGNGKMGVLIGDVSDKGVPSAIFMARAHALIIAEADNSTSPGAVLRMVNEHITRLEKSTQFVTALYGVLDTLTGEFSYARAGHEPPLLIGERGDIHRLPHEPGMALGLWEDMLLDENSIRLAKGSLLVMFTDGMTDCRDPNGAPFGLERIKETMRGLRSLSAQAACDRLFSTLMDYQNGAKQDDDVTLLAIHAK from the coding sequence ATGAGTGAATCCCTCAAAACAACCAATCTTTCAGCCAGCCTGCTTACGCGGATTCCGCTGTTTTCCCAGCTTCCCTTCGATGAGTTGAATTTGCTTTTGAACGCGTTGGACAGGGTGCGGTTGAATGCGGGCGATATTTTGTTCAAAGAAGGGGAGTTGGCGGAGCATCTGTACATTGTGGCGCGCGGACAGCTTGAGATCAACATGGCTTCGGGGACCGCGAACGAGCTTGTCCTCAATGTCATTAATGAAGGCGAATACCTTGGCGAGATGGGTATCATCATGCCTGGCGGGAGACGCACAGCGGGCGCGCGGGCGCGGGGCGATGTTTTACTGCTCAGCATGAGCCGCACGCAATTTCAAGAGTTGTTACAGCGGCATCCCGAATTGGCGAATGCGATGGTGAGCGTATTAAGTTCGCGCCTCGATAACACCAATGTGCAGACCTTCCGCGACCTGACCGAGAAAAACCGCCAATTGCAAACCGCCTACGATGAGTTGAAAGCCGCGCAGGAGCAGTTGATTGAAAAAGAGCGGCTCGAGAAGGAACTTCAAGTAGCCGCGGAGATCCAAATGTCCATTTTGCCGGATGTGTTGCCCGCGCCGGAGGGATTCGACTTTGGCGGGCGCATCCTGCCAGCGCGCCAGGTGGGAGGCGATTTCTACGATGTGTTTGAGTTGGGCAATGGAAAGATGGGCGTTTTGATCGGCGATGTTTCCGACAAGGGCGTTCCCTCCGCGATCTTCATGGCGAGGGCGCACGCGCTCATTATCGCGGAGGCTGATAATTCCACGTCGCCCGGCGCAGTGTTGCGCATGGTCAATGAACACATCACCCGCCTCGAAAAATCCACGCAGTTTGTTACCGCATTGTATGGCGTGCTGGATACGCTTACAGGAGAGTTTTCCTATGCCCGCGCCGGGCATGAGCCTCCGTTGTTGATCGGCGAGCGCGGCGATATCCATCGCCTGCCGCACGAACCGGGCATGGCGCTTGGGCTGTGGGAGGATATGCTGTTGGATGAAAACAGCATCCGCCTGGCGAAAGGTTCGTTGCTGGTCATGTTCACAGACGGCATGACCGATTGCCGCGATCCGAACGGCGCGCCTTTCGGGCTTGAACGAATTAAAGAGACGATGAG